One genomic window of Medicago truncatula cultivar Jemalong A17 chromosome 1, MtrunA17r5.0-ANR, whole genome shotgun sequence includes the following:
- the LOC25483481 gene encoding CDK5RAP3-like protein has product MQTPDDIRNLPIDITFSRLGEWLVDRKRVPSDWRKRFAAIKAQISKEFSSLPKDSDPLFQTLDPEGIGYLEAKQIYDILLKSNTESRNIFGRLSGSAGAWEAIVKSFEKDHVFLGEAALIITQNVNYEIPYQRKQVQKIQQQLAELDRKEADIKRSAALSAAKYVEACQELGLQGHTVRLELLETAKSLPSMFSRILEVVNSDNISQAIEYYCNFVRDAHTEKDRSSEAALQNLRNMRENPPSLNVAVDSEVINIGSVHSSDKETNPAESNVEVAAPDIDWDISVESSQIDWDIGTVEETEDTGNGLGPYEIINASEAIQTSSSTSDVGCDPAISNEELGSHVDICWDISVESAHVDVIDNVNASNAVLDNQSSLPDALSQLTENKEGRSQLLDTEYRNKILDDLYEIKSFLNQRLAELKNEETLSLQNQVQAVSPFVLQQYAADTIETMQSDISLAISLLTNRKTRDLIMILNSKRFLDRLVNSLEEKKHHEVKLKDGLKDLSTKRMELQNSLSSLWPKQDAAVTKTKELKKLCESTLSSMFDGRPVNIIGEINTLLTSGLGA; this is encoded by the exons ATGCAAACTCCCGACGACATTCGCAACCTTCCAATCGACATCACTTTTTCTCGTCTCGGAG AATGGTTGGTCGATCGTAAAAGAGTACCTTCTGATTGGCGAAAGCGTTTTGCTGCAATTAAAGCTCAAATTTCAAAGGAATTCTCTTCCCTTCCTAAGGATTCTGATCCTCTTTTTCAAACCCTAGACCCTGAAG GGATTGGTTATTTAGAGGCTAAACAGATATATGATATTCTCTTGAAGTCTAATACAGAAAGTAGGAACATATTTGGTCGTCTTTCAGGTTCTGCG GGTGCTTGGGAAGCAATTGTGAAATCATTTGAGAAGGATCATGTTTTCCTTGGTGAGGCTGCACTTATTATCACTCAAAATGTGAACTATGAAAT TCCTTATCAGAGGAAACAGGTGCAGAAGATTCAACAGCAGCTGGCAGAACTTGATCGCAAGGAGGCTGATATAAAAAGAAGTGCTGCACTCTCGGCAGCCAAATATGTTGAAGCATGTCAGGAGCTTGGCCTACAG GGACATACTGTCAGATTAGAACTTTTAGAGACAGCAAAATCACTTCCAAGCATGTTTAGCAGGATCTTGGAAGTTGTAAACAGTGACAACATTTCACAGGCGATCGAATATTATTGCAATTTTGTCAGAGATGCTCACACTGAAAAGGAT AGATCTTCAGAAGCTGCACTGCAAAACTTGAGGAACATGCGTGAAAATCCTCCATCTTTAAATGTTGCTGTTGACTCTGAGGTTATTAATATTGGCAGTGTTCACTCAAGTGACAAGGAAACAAATCCTGCAGAAAGCAATGTGGAAGTTGCTGCTCCTGACATTGACTGGGATATTTCAGTGGAAAGTTCACAAATTGATTGGGACATTGGAACTGTAGAAGAAACGGAGGATACCGGTAATGGCTTGGGTCCATATGAAATCATTAATGCCTCTGAGGCCATTCAGACTTCTTCATCAACTTCGGATGTCGGATGTGATCCAGCAATATCAAACGAAGAATTAGGCTCACATGTAGATATATGCTGGGACATTAGTGTTGAGTCTGCCCATGTTGATGTGATCGACAATGTGAATGCATCAAATGCAGTGCTGGACAATCAGTCTTCTCTTCCCGATGCCTTATCTCAGTTGACAGAGAACAAGGAAGGAAGGAGCCAGCTTTTAGACACAGAGTACAGAAATAAGATTCTCGATGATCTATATGAG ATTAAATCATTCTTAAATCAAcggttagctgaattgaagaacgAGGAAACTTTGTCGCTACAAAATCAAGTACAGGCGGTTTCTCCCTTTGTACTACAGCAGTATGCCGCTGATACTATAGAAACGATGCAAAGTGATATTTCCTTGGCAATTTCATTGCTGACAAATAGGAAGACTAGGGATCTGATTATGATTCTCAACTCCAAAAG ATTTCTAGACAGACTAGTGAACTCTTTGGAGGAAAAGAAACATCATGAAGTCAAGTTGAAAGATGGGTTGAAGGACTTGTCTACTAAGCGCATGGAACTACAGAATTCGTTATCTTCATTGTGGCCAAAACAA GATGCGGCTGTGACAAAAACAAAGGAACTGAAAAAACTGTGTGAGAGTACACTTTCATCCATGTTTGATGGAAGGCCAGTTAATATAATTGGGGAGATCAACACTCTGTTGACCAGTGGTCTTGGAGCATGA
- the LOC25483482 gene encoding protein STRUBBELIG-RECEPTOR FAMILY 2: MFHAADGSPPWGFPLDDVPLEHNISRPPTTQANAIQNFAPPNARKQKKKRIGPGGIAFMVGGGTLLVTGLALFLAIHLNKIHTERQKSFVFVSNRHSPLPSHPISAANEITRRSFSTAQDDSLQIPPFNAASLLDPRRLPSQNHKRMVEKTRRSFSERDKYTRRTKVYTVAEVQLVTNNFSEDNLLGVGSLGPVYRAELPDNKVLAVKTIQMAGLSFTEEEKFLDVVCTASRLKHPNIVALKGYCLEHGQHLLVYDYVRNLTLDDALHSAAFKPLSWGLRLRIALGVAQAIDYLHSTFSPPVTHGNLKAANILLNENLMARVSDCGLAILKPLTNTTTKIRASEIAIRDSGYDSPEHGQLGACCTKSDVFAFGVLLLELLSGRKPFESFMRKEEQYLAKWASTRLHDNESLEQMVDPAIKRTFSSKALSRYADIISLCTQPVKEFRPPMSEIVDSLVSFMRRLNVSKSAGGVADGTELDPFERSFRTTTSRFMPSPSLSYVSV; the protein is encoded by the exons ATGTTCCATGCAGCGGACGGCTCTCCTCCTTGGGGATTTCCTTTGGACGATGTACCACTTGAACACAATATCAGTCGCCCACCCACAACCCAGGCAAATGCCATCCAGAATTTTGCTCCTCCTAATGCAAGAAAACAGAAGAAGAAACGAATTGGTCCTGGAGGAATAGCTTTTATGGTTGGTGGGGGAACATTATTGGTAACAGGATTGGCTCTCTTCCTTGCGATCCATTTGAATAAAATTCACACAGAGAGACAAAAGAGCTTCGTCTTCGTAAGCAACCGCCATAGTCCACTTCCTTCACATCCAATCAGTGCAGCCAATG AAATAACAAGAAGAAGCTTTTCTACGGCACAAGATGATAGCCTGCAAATCCCACCTTTCAATGCTGCATCTCTTTTAGATCCAAGGCGACTGCCTTCCCAGAACCATAAAAGAATGGtggaaaaaacaagaagaagttTTTCTGAAAGAGACAAATACACCAGAAGGACGAAGGTTTACACAGTAGCTGAGGTTCAGTTGGTTACTAACAATTTCAGTGAAGACAACCTTCTGGGAGTAGGCTCTCTTGGCCCTGTTTACAGAGCTGAGTTACCAGATAACAAG GTTTTGGCTGTGAAGACTATCCAAATGGCAGGTTTGTCTTTCACTGAAGAAGAAAAGTTCTTAGACGTGGTCTGTACCGCTTCCCGTCTGAAGCATCCCAACATTGTTGCACTTAAAGGTTACTGTTTGGAGCATGGACAACATCTTCTTGTCTATGACTATGTCAGAAATTTAACTCTAGATGATGCTCTACACAGTGCAGCATTCAAACCTTTATCTTGGGGCCTTCGTCTACGAATTGCTCTAGGTGTTGCACAAGCTATAGA CTATCTGCACTCCACGTTCTCCCCTCCTGTCACTCATGGCAACTTGAAGGCTGCCAATATTCTACTGAATGAAAACCTGATGGCTCGTGTTTCTGACTGTGGCTTGGCTATTTTAAAACCACTGACCAACACTACAACCAAGATTCGG GCTTCTGAGATTGCTATTAGAGATTCTGGGTATGATTCACCTGAGCATGGCCAACTGGGAGCTTGCTGCACAAAGAGCGACGTCTTTGCCTTTGGGGTGCTGCTTTTGGAGCTGTTGTCAGGAAGAAAACCTTTTGAAAG TTTTATGAGAAAGGAAGAGCAGTATCTAGCAAAATGGGCTTCAACAAGGCTTCATGATAACGAGAGTTTGGAGCAGATGGTGGATCCGGCAATTAAAAGAACATTCTCATCTAAAGCTCTTTCTCGTTATGCTGATATCATTTCTCTATGCACTCAG CCTGTAAAGGAATTCAGACCTCCAATGTCTGAAATTGTGGACTCTCTTGTATCTTTTATGCGAAGGCTCAATGTTTCAAAGAGTGCTGGTGGTGTAGCTGATGGAACTGAACTTGACCCATTTGAGAGATCTTTTCGTACAACCACCTCCCGCTTTATGCCTTCACCATCATTGAGCTATGTATCTGTTTGA